Genomic window (Actinomycetota bacterium):
GACGTCGAGCGGCTCCGCCGCCTGGCCGGACTGTAGGCCCGGGTCAAGGGATGGCCCCGCCGCCGGCATAGGGCAAGCTCGGCCCGGGATCACCGGCAAGGGAACGGGAGGTGGCGGGCCATGGACATCTGGTTGATCACCGACGGCGGGGTGGAGCGGAAGGCGACCGAGGAGCTCGACTGTTGATCGCCATGCAGGAGGGGCTCGTGTGGGTGGACACCCCCACCTCGCCGTGGTGCTGGTGGTGATGGCGGTCATGTCGGCGACCCTGCTGCGCTGGACCAAGCGCCAGGGCGGTGGGAGCGCGACCCGGCCATGGCGTGCCACTTCATCCGTTGTGGGTGATGTGCCGTCACGCGCCAGTGAGGACCATGGCCACGCTCGCCTCGTGGAAGGAGCCGTATGTGACCGTCCCTCCCTACAGCACCGGGAACTATGAGGACGGCGCCCGGCCGGCCCGCTCCGTGGACGCCGGCCGCCTGTGGACCGGCGGTGTGGCCACCGCGCTCGTGGCCGCGCTGGTCACGCTGGTCGGCGTCCTGATCGCCCGCGGCCTGTTCGACGTGCCGGTGCTCGCCCCCACCGACGAGGGCACCCTCGGCAACGCCAGCACCCTCCGGCTGGCCCTCTTCGCCGCCCTGGCCGCCCTGCTGGCCACCGGGCTGCTGCACCTGCTGCTGCTGAGCACCCCGCAGCCCCGCCAGTTCTTCACCTGGATCATCACCCTCGCCACCCTCGCCGCCGCGCTGGTCCCGTTCCTCACCTCCGCCGACCTGGACGAGAAGATCGCCACCTCGGCGATCACCCTGGTGGTCGGCCTGGCCATCGGCTCCCTGCTGTCGGGCGTCGCCCGCAGCGCCACCCGCATCCGCCGCTAACCATGCGCGAACGCGGCGTCGGCGGCGTCGGCGAAGGCGGCCATGGAGGGGAACTCCAGGTCGTAGGTCCAGGCCTCGGAGGGTTCGGGGGTGGCGCCCCAGCCGGGGCGGTCGTGGCGGCGGTTGATCCACACCGAGCGGAGGCCGGCCGCGCGGGCCGGGACGTGGTCGTGGAACAGGCTCTGGGCGACGTGGAGGAGCTGGCCGCGGGGGACGCCGAGGTCGTCGAGGGTGCGGAGC
Coding sequences:
- a CDS encoding DUF6069 family protein, which translates into the protein MTVPPYSTGNYEDGARPARSVDAGRLWTGGVATALVAALVTLVGVLIARGLFDVPVLAPTDEGTLGNASTLRLALFAALAALLATGLLHLLLLSTPQPRQFFTWIITLATLAAALVPFLTSADLDEKIATSAITLVVGLAIGSLLSGVARSATRIRR